The Meriones unguiculatus strain TT.TT164.6M chromosome 14, Bangor_MerUng_6.1, whole genome shotgun sequence sequence TGtttcagctctccttttctatcgatctgtctatctgtctatcatctatctatctgcctatgtATTTATAGGGGGACCCCAGCTTCCCCAACATCACTGCCCATCCCCCTCCGAACGTCCTCCTTTTTGCCCCCAATCCTTCCTTCTCTGACCTGTCGGCCGTTTACTGTCTTTCCAGATGGATCTGACATTTGTTGGTGTTGTCGGCATGCTGGATCCACCCCGCAAGGAGGTCACGGGCTCCATCCAGCTGTGCCGCGATGCTGGCATCCGAGTCATCATGATCACTGGGGACAACAAGGGCACAGCCATTGCCATCTGCCGACGGATCGGCATCTTCTCGGAGAATGAGGAGGTGGCAGACAGGGCCTACACCGGCCGTGAGTTCGATGACCTGCCCCTGGCCGAGCAGCGGGAGGCCTGCAGACGCGCTTGCTGCTTCGCCCGTGTGGAGCCCTCCCACAAGTCCAAGATTGTCGAGTACCTGCAGTCCTATGATGAGATCACAGCCATGGTGAGACTTCCCAGAGGGCTGCCTGCGCCTGGGCTCTGAGTGTCCCCACGCAAGCTCGGAGGCCCCGCTGACCTGCACAGGGACGGGGTAGTTTCTGCATGGAATCTGGGGAGGGGAAGTATAGGAGGCTTGATTTTGGAGTTTCtcactttctccttccaccttcagaCAGGGGATGGTGTCAATGATGCCCCTGCCCTGAAGAAGGCCGAGATTGGCATTGCCATGGGATCTGGTACAGCTGTGGCTAAGACAGCCTCCGAGATGGTACTGGCTGATGATAACTTCTCCACTATCGTGGCCGCCGTGGAGGAGGGCCGCGCCATCTACAACAACATGAAGCAGTTTATCCGCTACCTCATTTCCTCCAATGTGGGCGAGGTGGTCTGGTGAGCAGCCAGGGTGGGCATCCAGAAAGAAACAGGCCTGAGGGGGCGTGATCGTGGGACTTGGAACAGGATTCATGTGTGGCCTCCTTCCTCTGGCAGTATCTTCCTGACAGCAGCCTTGGGGCTGCCTGAGGCCCTGATCCCTGTGCAGCTGCTGTGGGTGAACTTGGTGACTGATGGGCTCCCTGCTACTGCCCTGGGCTTCAACCCACCCGACCTGGACATCATGGACCGTCCCCCGAGGAGTCCCAAGGAGCCCCtgatcagtggctggctctttttccGCTACATGGCAATTGGGGGTGAGCAAGGGACTCAGCAACCCTTCCCAGCCCTTGGGGCTGACCTCGTCCCTGATACCAGCTTCTCCCAATTCCTCTTTCTTAGCTGGCTGTCTCCAGCTGTGTAAGCCCTCCTGATACCCCTTGTCTCCTCAGCCCTGACCCCAGCGCCTCTCTTCCCACCACAGGCTATGTGGGTGCAGCCACTGTGGGAGCAGCTGCCTGGTGGTTCTTGTATGCAGAGGATGGGCCTCGTGTCAGCTACCACCAGCTGGTAGGGAGGAGGCGGATGGAGAGGTGGGCACTGGGAGGGTGTCTTGAAGGCTTCTGTGATTCTCAGGCTTCCCGTCTCTCCCTTCGTAGACTCATTTCATGCAGTGTACCGAGCACAACCCTGACTTTGATGGCCTGGACTGTGAGGTCTTTGAGGCCCCTGAGCCCATGACCATGGCCTTGTCTGTGTTGGTGACCATTGAGATGTGCAATGCTCTCAACAGGTAGGTCCTGTCCATGTGGGTAGGCCCTGACGTGCCTCCTTGAGTCtgttttctctccccctctcagCCCCCACATCTCTTCTCTGCCCACTCGGCCTGACCACATCTTTCTCTGTATCCCTGTCCCTCCACCTGCCGGGCCTTCGCCACAGCCTGTCTGAGAACCAGTCCCTCTTGCGGATGCCGCCCTGGGTGAACATCTGGCTGCTGGGTTCCATCTGCCTGTCCATGTCCCTCCACTTCCTCATCCTCTATGTTGACCCCCTGCCGGTGAGCCTTCTGCTGCCACTCCTCCCCCCGCCCCTGGGGAGCTCGTGCAGAGCCTGTGGCCACAGGGTGCTCAGGGAGGAGGGTAGTTCATGGCACCCTGGGGAACACTCTTCCTCCTGAGAAAACACTTGTCTTTCCTGATGGCTGCTGTCCCCACCCCCCAGATGATCTTTAAGCTCCGGGCCCTGGACTTCACCCAGTGGCTCATGGTCCTCAAGATCTCACTTCCAGTCATCGGGCTAGACGAGCTTCTCAAGTTCATTGCTCGGAACTATCTGGAGGGTAAGCGACATCCCTTTCCCCTTGTACCCAGTGCTGAGTGGAGCCCCTGCCCTCTGCGCCGCGAATGCGCGCGTCACAACTTACTCCCCTCTTCCTTTGTAGGTGGGTGAGTTCTTTTTGGCCCTGGCAGGACCAGTGTCCCCAGGGAGGGCAGCCCAAACCCTGTCCCCACTCCAGCTATGACTGGTGGGACTTTGCCCCAACCCGCCCAGCCCTATGGCCCTGAGGGCCTACTTCCCTTTGATAACggcctctctctgtcctctctggccATAGGATAACCGCCCCCCCTTCCTCCATGTCTTTGAACCGTGTCACAGGTATTTCCCTACCACCTTGCGCTAGCTGCTGTGCCCTGCCGCTCGCCCACCAGCCCACGCGCACTCCTGCGGTCACTTGCGCTCGCAGCTCTCCCTGGAGCCGCTGCTGCTGTTGCCACTGCCCGCTTCCACACGAGGGCCGTGCCATTACTGTGGGCACTGGCAGCTGTGAGGCTGCGTCCTGGCCTTCTGGTCCGCTGGGCTGGGCTGCGCTGCGTCGCGCtagctgcctctgctgctgggGCTGCGGTGGCTGGGGGCGGGCTGGGGTCAGGCACACCACAGGTGAGTAGGGAAGGAGGCCAGAGGCCCCCCAGGTGAGTGTGCTGGAGATGCACAGGAGATGCGGCTTCCCCTCCTGTGCCCGCCTGCTCCATCCCCTGCCTTTCTCCTTCCAGATCCAGAAGACGAAAGAAGAAAGTAACCAGCCCTTTCGCCCTGTCTTCCCCACCCTAATAGCAACGCATCTTCAGCCAGAGCTGAAGCACAGACCCTTCTCCCCCAATTCTGTTTATAAACAAAGTTCCCCGCCCCTCCATCCCCTTCAGCGACCTGCTCTCCCTCTGAACCTTGTAAATCCCCCTCCCAACCTCACGGGGCTTGCAGGGACAAGGCGACTGACTGAGCTGAGCTGcttatttattgaaaataaatgacAGAAAAGTCTGGCCTTGCCTCCATCTATCTTTGGGACCCATTTCGGGAGCCTATGGACAAATATTTTAGTGTCATACAGTCCATAAAGCAGCTCTGTGTCCCAGGGCCTATGTGTGAGGAGCCCGCCGAATCCAACAGCTTCTAGCCATAAGCTGGATGTGCCACAGAGCAGGACTGGTCATTAGCCTGAGGTGGCAGGGTGGGAGGGCTGCATCCATGAGGCAGTGTGGCAGCCTGAGAGCTACAGGGCTCAGCCTGCACTTTGGTTCCGGAAGAAGGCTGGGACCCTCGTCCAGGGATCATCCCTGGAGCAGGACCAGCCACCCTAGGTGGAAGTTTGGCCCTAAGGACACCACCATCCAGGTTTGGAGCGGGTGGCCGCCATTCTGAGACCTGCAGTCCATGCCTCACAGTTCTGGTACAGAAAGGGGCAGCTTCCCCACTGGGAAAGCTCGCCTAGCCTCTCAAGAGTCCTTAATGTCCCTGATGTCCCTGAGGGGGGCCTCGTCCAGGATGCTATGCACTTGCTCCAGGGTCTCTGCTTGGCGGATCCGCTCCAGGCGTACCTGTGTGGTTGGGTAGGAGATATGGAAAACCCTGGCGAGAAAACAGCCCCTGCCTGACCAACCAGCCCCGTGGGGGTCAGCTCCACAGAGGCAGTCTGTGTTCGGATGGGGTCAAGGGAAGGAATGGGTCCCAGGAGGAGTTGGGCCTGGGAAAGTCTGGGTGTGGCTGGCCAGTGGTGGGGCTGACAGCATGAAGGAGAGGTGTGCAAGAGATCTTCCGTGTTTTTGAGGAATAGCTcacgggtgggggtgggggagacatgCCAGGAACAGACAAAGGAGCTCTCCTAATTAGGGACTGTCCCTGTGAGACCCGGGACAAGCCACCCAGAGCCGTTCGGGCTGGGTACGAAAGGCCGGGTCATACCTGCAGGGCCTGGGACAGTCGTACGAAATCCCTCTGCACCTGCTCACTGGTCTCCAGCTCAGCCTGCAGCCGAAGTGCCTTGGCCCTCTGTTCAGAGAGGAGGTCTGTGAGCTGGGCCTGTGGGGACAAGATGTGGAGCTGGGGCCTGACTCACTTAGGctagatgagagggtgggtggccACAGCCATGGGATGACCCACACTGGTGGCCCTTCAATACCACCAGACTCTGGCCTCCTCTGGCTGGAGCCAGGTGGCCGCTGTAGGGCTCCCTGCCACCTGGTCCTGCGGGAGACAGGTAGGGAGTGAGGGGGGCCGTCACCGCACGGCTGTATTACCCAAGCCATGCCACTGGGTGCCACTCACCTTGCGTTGCTCTTGCTGGACCCGCTCTGTCTCTATTCTCAGGCTGCACAGGGATGCTGGGAAGTCAAGGTGCAAGGGGACTGGAAGTCAGGTCCACACGGTCCCAGCCCCGCTGCTGTAGCCCTCCACAAGGTGCTGACCCCTACTCACCCTCTAGAATATCTGCGGGAGTAAGACAGAGAGGTCACGGCTGGGTCTCCCCTGTGCCTCCTCCTGGTGCCCACACCCAACACAGGGGGCCCTGTGGGGCCTCACTCTTCTTCCCTTACCTGTCTCTTCTCGCTGTGCCCTCAGCTGTccctccaggctggccttggcggCCGTCTCCTCCTCTAGTGCCTCCCGCAGCTTCACGATTTCAATGCGCAGGCGCTCAGCCTCATGCTCCTGGGTCTGTTGCCTGGCCCGCGCCTGTTGCCGGGTGTGCCGTATCAGCTGATGCAGCTCCTGCAAgagacacggggggggggggggcctgcCAGGCACAGGGCAGAAGAGGAGGGCAGGCGCCACTGGCCAGGTGGACAGTGAGAAAAGTGGTAAGGGAGGGAAGACGGagttaaaacagaaaagaagccaAATGCCACAGAGAGCTAAGCAAGCTAAGCAAGCAGCAGAGTGATACGGGGATGAAGGAATGGGAGACTATGACTGTATGGAGGACTTACTTTGAAGAATAAGTGCAGAAAGTTCCAGAACCCTTGTAAGTTTCCAAACAACTCAAGTTAAACTCTCCATTATGTACATACTGAGAACTACAATTAAAAAGGAGCAGAgaaggctggggatgtggctcaggtgacaagagtgcttgcctagcatgaataAGGGCCCAAGTTTGATCTCTAGCACTGTGAAAACTGAGGGCCAGGCGGTGCTGGTGGACATTTctaatcctagctcttgggacACAGTGGCAGGCGGTTCTCTGATatcaaggccattctggtctacagagtacaCATcaagacaggcagggctacacagagaaactcttgtcttgaaaaaacaaaaaacaaaacaactcacaCCAAGCCAATGAGCAAACTGAGGCAAGATGGAAGCAGGACAATCAGAAGACATCCTTGACTATCCAAGGAATCCCAAGCAAGCTTGGGCTATAGGAGACCATctcaaagaaaccaaaccaaccaaccaaacaaacaagaatttaGGAAAGTGAGAAATGGAAGATGACAGGGTCACATCACACGGAAGTGGATGTTAGCGGTAACTTTCAGGGCAGAGAGAGGAGCTAGGTGACCTGCTAGAACAAATTATTTATAGATTAAGACCATCAAGGAGGGCAGGTTCAAAAAAGACTATCAGGAATGCAGTCTTAAGGACCCAATGTCGCTtaaaaaacagcaaacagcacGCTGGTGTGGTGAGCGGGGCCTACCTTTGGGCCCCACACTcaggaggccagcctgtctcaaaaaaaaaatcaagggctcAAAGCACTGTTCAGTGGCACAGTGTTTGTTTAGTATGGACGGCGGTTAAACCCAGCGAGGGAGGCAAGGGCTGTAGCAAAAATGGCAAGCATAGTCACCGTTCCCTTTGCGTGTGGCCAGCGCTTTTCAGTTCTTCCTCTTTGTGCCAACCCTTGCAAGTGGATGGTTCCAtttatcaggtgaaggaaataagtCTTAGCCACAGCTGATATGCGAGAGCCAGGGTCTGCCCTCGGGTCTCCTTGGAGAGGAGACAGCCACAGGTTGCTGACACTAGGCTTCTGGTGCCATTTACCTGTGTGGAGTTTGGCAGTGGCTCGCCCTCGTCCTCCCGCTGCTCTGGGCCGTGGAGAGCAGAGGATGGCAGCTGCTCAGCCCGGAGCCCTTGATTTTCTTCATTTAGTCTTTTGACCTCATGGTGCAGGCACTTGTGAGAAGTGGCTAGTTCTGCCTGGGGACAAACCAAAGCACAAGGCAGTTGGAAGGACGGGTGTCTCTAGTTCCTGAGGCTAAGCCCAGAGCCCCACGGCTAGACGGACACTGGAAAGCCCTGGATGTCCTCCTGACCTGCTGAGAAAAGGACCTTCTCCCCAAACCCCCAACTCCagatgggtttctctgtgtagccctggctgttctggaactcactctgtggaccagttTGGCCTCCGgatcacagggatccacctgcctctgcctcctgagtgctgggtttacaggcgtgcgccactgcacccagctggcatatttttaaaaaagatttatttcatgttcatgagtgtttgcctacatCTATGTATGTACATCCATATACCACATGGGTGCCTGGTTCCCATGGAAGCCAGAActcttggaactgcagttacagacgcTTGTGAGCTGCCACAGGGGTGCCgagaactgaacccgggtcctgtgaaaagagcagccagcgcttttagccgctgagccgtctctccagctgtagccccagccCCGCTTTGAGTCAGAGCCTAAGTGGCCAAGGCTGACCTGAACTGGTGATCCTTTTCTCCCCTCCGAGTGCTGGGACAGGTGTGTGCTACATCTGGCTGCAAcccatcttttgttttgttttgtttctttaagcctaggttggccttaaacttcctggtagtcaaggatgactttaaacaacagcaacaactacttcttctcctcctcctcttctttttcttctccttcatttcttcttcctcttcttctcttcctcttcttcctcctcttcctttttaagTTTATGAGCATGGGACCAGGCCAGCAGGctttgtggcaagtgcttttacccacttgAGCCAGCCTGCTAGCCTCTGAAACTTTAAGTGCTAAAGTAACTGCCAGTTTTAAAACTGGCAGGCAACATACACACTTCCAGATCTCTGGCTTCTCTTTAAAATCAGAATATCTGACCCCCGGGACCTCACACACCTCTGGGTGGAGCTGATCAGTGTTGATTTGCTTTCAGTTCTTCTGATTCTACAGACTAGACCTACCCCCTCCCACATCAGCTCACAGTCGGTAAGGAGTCCACTCCAAGGTTGTGGGGTTAGTTCAAGATTACAGAGCTCTAACCACAGTCAGGCCACTCTGAAAATCTTTACTCAGCTACTGAGGGCAGCTGGATGGTGGGGCTGGTCCTGCCCCTTCCTCTTACCCCAGGCCCAGCACTCACCATCTGCAGCTGCACACGTTCCTGGGCCTGGCTCACGGTTCCTTGCAGGGTTCGAAGCAGCTGCTCTGAGTTCTGGACCTGGGCTAGGAGCACCTGCATCTGAGGAGGACAGAGGGTGAAGCCAGAGCGGTGCTGCCGGGCAGCAGGTGGCCAGCGGACTGGGTGGGGAGGAAGCGATGAGGCTGAACTCACCTGCTTGGCGCAGTCCTCGTTGCTCCGTCGCAGCCCCTCCTGCAGCTCGTCCCGCTCCCGGCTGAcactctccaggtccttctgcaGTTGCCGCCCCTGCCAGACCCAGGCCTCAGGCTTACCTTTCAGCCCTGCAGGCAGGGGACCATGCCTACTCTTCCCTTCCCCATCCATCCCTCGGTAGGTCCTGCTGCTCCTCCAACATGGAGAGAGCATCTCTGCTGCCATCTTCTGGGCTAGTTgcaatttctctttctctcccacctcctccctgcccccagtACCGGGGACTGAATTCAGGGTCTTACATAGGCCAGAGCCACACCCCACCTCCTTTTCAGTTTTGTTCTGGACCTTTCCCACCATAACATTATCTTATGCAGCATCTCTGTGCATGCTATGCCCAACTTCCTCTGCTGGGAGGGCAACTTTCTCTCCCACTGGCCTCCCACCATAGCTGTGGCGCAGTCCCATTCATATCCAGGGAGGCAGGAATGTGCACAGGCCCGGGCCCAGTCCACTCACCTCTACCTGCAGCTGCTCCCATTGGCTATCTGGAACAAGCTGGTACCCAGGAGGGGGTAGGTAGATGCCCTCAGGGACCAGAGTGCCAGTAGACACCAGAGAAGCCGTCTCTTCCTGCTCAGGGCTGAGGCCTTGGGGGCCTCGTAGGGACGCGCTGCTGGCCCCCCCAccgagggagaaggaagagatggaggCACTGTCATCACAGTTGTGGGCAAAGGCCTCGGCGGCTGGGCCTGCGTCTCCGCTTGGCTCCTCCAAGGGTTCCAGCGGGGGTGAGGGGTTCCTTGACAGCGGAAGCAGCTCCGAGGAGCCATGCAGGGAGGCAGGCTGCCTTGGTCGTCTCTAGGGAAAGTTGCAGGTAAGAGGCCGGGGGCCAGTGTCCCGggaacccctccctccctttctccatccttccctcgGCACTCCTGGCCACCCCTCACCTGGATCTCTTGGATCAGCTCTTCCGCCCTCAGGAGCTTCACCTTAAGCTCTGCAATCTCCT is a genomic window containing:
- the Rabep2 gene encoding rab GTPase-binding effector protein 2 isoform X2, with protein sequence MAAAAPAPLALDPQPQEEQNDASESSELCRLRAELAGALAEMETMKAVAEVSESTKAEAVAAVRRQCQEEVASLQAILKDSISSYETQIAALKQERQQQQQDSEEKARELGHLKQLLARAHPLDSLEKQMEKAHEDSEKLREIVLPMEQEIAELKVKLLRAEELIQEIQRRPRQPASLHGSSELLPLSRNPSPPLEPLEEPSGDAGPAAEAFAHNCDDSASISSFSLGGGASSASLRGPQGLSPEQEETASLVSTGTLVPEGIYLPPPGYQLVPDSQWEQLQVEGRQLQKDLESVSRERDELQEGLRRSNEDCAKQMQVLLAQVQNSEQLLRTLQGTVSQAQERVQLQMAELATSHKCLHHEVKRLNEENQGLRAEQLPSSALHGPEQREDEGEPLPNSTQELHQLIRHTRQQARARQQTQEHEAERLRIEIVKLREALEEETAAKASLEGQLRAQREETDILEASLCSLRIETERVQQEQRKAQLTDLLSEQRAKALRLQAELETSEQVQRDFVRLSQALQVRLERIRQAETLEQVHSILDEAPLRDIRDIKDS
- the Rabep2 gene encoding rab GTPase-binding effector protein 2 isoform X1, translated to MAAAAPAPLGEDWRHRRPVVALDPQPQEEQNDASESSELCRLRAELAGALAEMETMKAVAEVSESTKAEAVAAVRRQCQEEVASLQAILKDSISSYETQIAALKQERQQQQQDSEEKARELGHLKQLLARAHPLDSLEKQMEKAHEDSEKLREIVLPMEQEIAELKVKLLRAEELIQEIQRRPRQPASLHGSSELLPLSRNPSPPLEPLEEPSGDAGPAAEAFAHNCDDSASISSFSLGGGASSASLRGPQGLSPEQEETASLVSTGTLVPEGIYLPPPGYQLVPDSQWEQLQVEGRQLQKDLESVSRERDELQEGLRRSNEDCAKQMQVLLAQVQNSEQLLRTLQGTVSQAQERVQLQMAELATSHKCLHHEVKRLNEENQGLRAEQLPSSALHGPEQREDEGEPLPNSTQELHQLIRHTRQQARARQQTQEHEAERLRIEIVKLREALEEETAAKASLEGQLRAQREETDILEASLCSLRIETERVQQEQRKAQLTDLLSEQRAKALRLQAELETSEQVQRDFVRLSQALQVRLERIRQAETLEQVHSILDEAPLRDIRDIKDS